Proteins encoded together in one Pyxidicoccus trucidator window:
- a CDS encoding esterase/lipase family protein: MSIRAVAAVFGLCGLACSNQEVGEDPPPVVETPAEVVACRERIASKTAEVQAAGIDISTWSIQDAPEMAEITTTVPQNQDNYRTYDGKYRPLTNHPGCSVTNLYYDKTNTAGTTPYKDGNNDGKWTGNSAFGGPNAATGFIDGDKAKIEGYPCAAKEYTQNSEDSSKPIVILVHGNSTRPHTWEKFLLTPGTPVNTATENVQFTADSTSRDQLAEKLIAQRFRVIAVDFRTDVVTSIDPSANASTQNSSGNIDHGWATPILQSLVKAVMRNNPNRKVALVGHSLGVTVARDAVRRLYVEWSSGRSGGINPFPQLSHVILGSGANHGVSTYDTQPNSLCAANDTMRGTIVCEMGSRSNYVQTYFHKPLNGPRDLFATPCADGDYAFGKTGQCGNNVVKYYTLTMTDKTKGTNYQDFYVSEAASRIEMDGCVTNTLTTLNDYDTSGYFVNGFIANHFGSMRSNAGVDLTLRYLAE, translated from the coding sequence ATGAGTATTCGTGCTGTGGCGGCGGTCTTCGGGCTGTGCGGGCTGGCGTGTTCGAACCAGGAGGTCGGCGAGGATCCGCCTCCCGTCGTGGAGACCCCGGCCGAGGTGGTGGCATGTCGCGAGCGCATCGCCTCGAAGACCGCCGAGGTACAAGCGGCGGGCATCGACATCTCCACCTGGTCCATCCAGGACGCGCCGGAGATGGCGGAGATCACCACCACGGTGCCGCAGAACCAGGACAACTACCGTACCTATGACGGCAAGTACCGCCCGCTGACGAACCACCCGGGCTGCTCGGTGACGAACCTCTACTACGACAAGACCAATACCGCCGGCACCACGCCGTACAAGGACGGCAACAACGACGGCAAGTGGACCGGCAACTCGGCGTTCGGCGGTCCCAACGCCGCCACCGGCTTCATCGACGGGGACAAGGCGAAGATCGAGGGCTACCCCTGCGCTGCCAAGGAGTACACGCAGAACTCCGAGGACTCCTCCAAGCCCATCGTCATCCTGGTGCACGGCAACTCCACCCGCCCGCACACCTGGGAGAAGTTCCTCCTGACGCCGGGCACGCCCGTCAACACGGCCACGGAGAACGTCCAGTTCACCGCGGACTCCACCTCCCGGGATCAGCTGGCCGAGAAGCTCATCGCGCAGCGCTTCCGCGTCATCGCCGTGGACTTCCGCACGGACGTCGTCACCAGCATCGACCCGTCCGCGAACGCCAGCACGCAGAACTCCTCGGGCAACATCGACCACGGCTGGGCGACGCCCATCCTCCAGTCGCTCGTCAAGGCGGTGATGAGGAACAACCCCAACCGCAAGGTGGCCCTCGTCGGCCACTCGCTGGGCGTCACCGTCGCGCGCGACGCCGTGCGCCGCCTCTACGTGGAGTGGAGCTCGGGCCGCTCGGGTGGCATCAACCCGTTCCCCCAGCTGAGCCACGTCATCCTCGGCTCGGGCGCCAACCACGGCGTCTCCACCTACGACACCCAGCCCAACTCGCTGTGCGCCGCCAACGACACCATGCGCGGCACCATCGTCTGTGAGATGGGCAGCCGCTCCAATTACGTGCAGACGTACTTCCACAAGCCGCTCAACGGTCCCCGGGACCTCTTCGCCACGCCTTGCGCGGACGGTGACTACGCCTTCGGCAAGACGGGCCAGTGCGGCAACAACGTGGTGAAGTACTACACGCTCACCATGACGGATAAGACGAAGGGCACGAACTACCAGGACTTCTACGTCTCGGAGGCGGCCTCTCGCATCGAGATGGATGGCTGCGTGACGAACACGCTCACCACGCTGAACGACTACGACACCAGCGGCTACTTCGTGAACGGCTTCATCGCCAACCACTTCGGCTCCATGCGCTCCAACGCGGGCGTGGACCTGACGCTGCGGTACCTGGCCGAGTAG
- a CDS encoding threonine aldolase family protein translates to MNPRHLSRGEFLALTGLLSGSALLRGTAEAATPPAPTPAGKGAPGPGPSREEMEKVRRECRASLTSGMPVNAGDELIRIGEWVKRQGVSRDFYGNGEFVQSFEKRVAGLLGFEDGCYMPTGTMGQLAVLRMYADASGNRRVGLHPSSHHVLHESDAHAVMHGLREVLISPWTRPLLASDVRDAKDPLGTVSVELPVRWLGGQLQTWEQLEELKRTCREKGVKLHMDGARLWECQPYYGRSYAVICRGFDSVYVSFYKMVGALGGAMVLGSSDFVRTARTWRHRHGGNLYQMLPYVASAAMRLDDVLARIPGYVKRAKSLTEALAADSRLTVLPRPVQTNMFRVFLRGDPAALTRQRDRIAREDKVWVAGGFSPTRVPGVVETELQVGEGLGDIKDADMARAFSRLCDAAG, encoded by the coding sequence ATGAATCCCCGTCACCTCAGCCGGGGCGAGTTCCTCGCCCTCACCGGCCTGCTGTCCGGCTCCGCGTTGCTGCGAGGCACCGCCGAGGCCGCCACGCCTCCGGCGCCCACGCCCGCTGGCAAGGGCGCGCCTGGCCCGGGGCCTTCCCGGGAGGAGATGGAGAAGGTGCGCCGCGAGTGCCGCGCCTCGCTGACGTCCGGCATGCCCGTCAACGCGGGCGACGAGCTCATCCGCATCGGTGAGTGGGTGAAGCGGCAGGGCGTGTCGCGGGACTTCTATGGGAACGGGGAGTTCGTCCAGTCCTTCGAGAAGCGCGTGGCGGGCCTGCTCGGCTTCGAGGACGGGTGCTACATGCCCACCGGCACCATGGGCCAGCTCGCGGTGCTGCGCATGTACGCGGACGCGAGCGGCAACCGGCGCGTGGGCCTGCACCCCTCGTCGCACCACGTGCTGCACGAGAGCGACGCCCACGCGGTGATGCACGGGCTGCGCGAGGTGCTCATCTCACCGTGGACGCGGCCGCTGCTGGCCAGTGACGTGCGCGACGCGAAGGACCCTCTTGGCACGGTCAGCGTCGAGCTGCCGGTGCGGTGGCTGGGCGGACAGCTCCAGACGTGGGAGCAGCTGGAGGAGCTGAAGCGCACCTGCCGTGAGAAGGGCGTGAAGCTCCACATGGACGGTGCGCGGCTGTGGGAGTGCCAGCCCTACTACGGCCGCTCGTACGCGGTCATCTGCCGGGGCTTCGACTCCGTCTACGTGTCCTTCTACAAGATGGTGGGCGCGCTGGGCGGGGCCATGGTGCTGGGCAGCAGCGACTTCGTCCGCACCGCGCGCACCTGGCGGCACCGGCACGGCGGCAACCTCTACCAGATGCTGCCTTATGTCGCGTCCGCGGCCATGCGCCTGGACGACGTGCTCGCCCGCATCCCCGGGTACGTGAAGCGAGCGAAGTCGCTCACCGAGGCGCTGGCGGCGGACTCGCGGCTGACGGTGCTGCCCCGGCCCGTGCAGACGAACATGTTCCGCGTCTTCCTGCGCGGTGACCCGGCGGCGCTGACGCGCCAGCGAGACAGAATCGCCCGCGAGGACAAGGTCTGGGTGGCGGGGGGCTTCAGTCCCACGCGCGTGCCCGGCGTCGTGGAGACGGAGCTGCAGGTGGGGGAGGGGCTGGGAGACATCAAGGACGCGGACATGGCCCGCGCCTTCTCGCGGCTGTGCGACGCGGCCGGCTGA
- a CDS encoding MFS transporter, with translation MTALDATSSRSVFRHRDFRVFQVARLCAVLAVQIESVAIGWQVYELTGSALALGYTGLAQFLPFLAFSLLGGQMADRVDRRAIIAVCQGVMLLCSLLLLIFTLGHIRDVRFVYGVLVLFGTARAFYAPAGSALTPYLVPREELTRAVAVNSTTWQMASIAGPAVGGLLYGWLGAAGVYITSASLCALTVGWILSLKVRTGSASSEKLSFATLVAGLRFVRRQRMLLGSITLDLFAVLMGGAVALLPIYARDVLHTGPWGLGLLRGAPAVGAALVAVFLALRPVGGRAGWKMFGAVAIFGLATLVFGVSRSLPLSLLALAVAGAADMVSVVVRHTLELVATPDDMRGRVGAVNLMCIGASNELGEFRAGGLAESVGAVHAVVAGAVGTLVVVALWAWLFPELRRVDHLESARR, from the coding sequence ATGACCGCCCTCGACGCTACGTCCTCCCGCTCGGTCTTCCGTCATCGTGACTTCCGCGTCTTCCAGGTGGCACGCCTGTGCGCGGTGCTGGCCGTGCAGATCGAGTCCGTGGCCATCGGCTGGCAGGTGTACGAGCTGACAGGGAGCGCGCTGGCGCTGGGCTACACGGGCCTGGCCCAGTTCCTCCCCTTCCTCGCCTTCAGCCTCCTGGGTGGACAGATGGCGGACCGGGTGGACCGGCGCGCCATCATCGCGGTGTGCCAGGGGGTGATGCTGCTGTGCAGCCTGCTGCTGCTCATCTTCACGCTGGGGCACATCCGCGACGTGCGCTTCGTCTACGGGGTGCTGGTGCTCTTCGGGACGGCGCGCGCCTTCTACGCGCCGGCGGGCTCCGCGCTCACGCCCTACCTGGTTCCCCGCGAGGAGCTGACTCGCGCGGTGGCCGTCAACTCCACCACCTGGCAGATGGCCTCCATCGCCGGCCCGGCGGTGGGCGGCCTCCTCTACGGCTGGCTGGGCGCCGCGGGGGTCTACATCACCTCGGCATCGCTGTGCGCGTTGACGGTGGGCTGGATTCTCTCGCTGAAGGTGAGGACAGGCAGCGCCTCCAGCGAGAAGCTGTCCTTCGCCACGCTGGTGGCGGGGCTGCGCTTCGTGCGCCGGCAGCGGATGCTGCTGGGCAGCATCACCCTGGACCTGTTCGCCGTGCTGATGGGCGGCGCGGTGGCGCTGCTGCCCATCTACGCGCGGGACGTGCTGCACACGGGGCCGTGGGGGCTGGGACTGCTGCGTGGCGCTCCGGCGGTGGGCGCCGCGCTGGTGGCCGTCTTCCTCGCGCTGCGTCCCGTGGGGGGCCGGGCCGGGTGGAAGATGTTCGGGGCGGTGGCCATCTTCGGGCTCGCCACGCTCGTCTTCGGGGTGAGTCGCTCGCTGCCCCTGTCCCTGCTGGCCCTGGCGGTGGCGGGCGCCGCGGACATGGTCAGCGTGGTGGTGCGGCACACGCTGGAGTTGGTGGCCACGCCGGACGACATGCGCGGCCGTGTGGGCGCGGTGAACCTGATGTGCATCGGCGCCTCCAACGAGCTGGGCGAGTTCCGCGCGGGCGGGCTCGCCGAGAGCGTGGGCGCCGTCCACGCCGTAGTGGCGGGCGCGGTGGGCACGCTGGTGGTGGTGGCGCTCTGGGCCTGGCTCTTCCCGGAGTTGCGCCGGGTGGACCACCTGGAATCCGCCCGCCGGTAG
- a CDS encoding GAF domain-containing sensor histidine kinase translates to MHPENGSFEGGAPEDPRQQAPTRMERELLELQHIISRQRRMEALRRTALLDTPSEEAFDRLARLTTRTLHVPVSLVTLVDRDRQFFKSCVGLPPPWCDVRQTPLTYSFCIHVVATGQPLVINDAREHPVLKENLAVDQLNVVAYAGYPLKTPSGEILGTLCAIDTKPRDWKDEELGILKDLAASVMTEIELRATRELEGQARAAEAARVEADAARQRFALLAELSGALAEEADLGRALTLAVRLSVPLVADGCVLDLLQEDGRLQREAVAHVDLQEEQRLRGVSEPPALYAPDTGGSPSVEGHLRLGDAAGSSIRLTLVGRGRVLGAIGFTTVPPRRLGDTEVELARDVARRVALAVDNARLNQELVDAVRSRDRFLSIAAHELRTPLMTLRLQSQSLLRRIREGQAYASERVMAKAEVVERQVERLIHLVDELLDIARVREGRLRFHPEDLDLSEVARDVSVRFREELARSGSTLVLRSEGSLRGQWDRLRLEQVMTNLLSNAVKYGQGRPITVQVTGDEHAARLSVRDEGIGIAERDQARIFERFERAVSEQHFSGLGMGLWIVREILSCMGGTISVHSEPGKGSIFTVELPWRTAAVPGPLLH, encoded by the coding sequence ATGCACCCAGAGAACGGCTCGTTCGAGGGCGGAGCCCCTGAAGACCCGCGTCAGCAGGCGCCCACTCGGATGGAACGCGAGCTGCTCGAGCTCCAGCACATCATCAGCCGCCAGCGCCGGATGGAGGCGCTGCGGCGCACGGCCTTGCTGGATACCCCCTCCGAGGAAGCCTTCGACCGGCTCGCCCGCCTGACGACGCGGACGCTCCATGTGCCCGTATCGCTCGTCACCCTGGTGGACAGGGACAGGCAGTTCTTCAAGAGCTGCGTCGGCCTGCCGCCTCCGTGGTGCGACGTCCGGCAGACGCCCCTCACCTACTCCTTCTGCATCCACGTGGTGGCCACCGGACAGCCGCTCGTCATCAACGACGCCCGCGAGCATCCGGTGCTGAAGGAGAACCTCGCCGTGGATCAGCTCAACGTGGTCGCCTATGCGGGCTACCCGCTGAAGACTCCGTCCGGCGAGATTCTCGGCACCCTGTGCGCCATCGACACGAAGCCGCGTGACTGGAAGGACGAGGAGCTGGGCATCCTCAAGGACCTGGCGGCCTCGGTGATGACGGAGATAGAGCTGCGCGCCACCCGCGAGCTGGAAGGCCAGGCCCGGGCCGCGGAGGCCGCGCGCGTGGAGGCGGACGCCGCGCGCCAGCGCTTCGCCCTGCTGGCGGAGCTGAGCGGCGCGCTCGCCGAGGAGGCCGACCTGGGCCGCGCGCTCACCCTGGCCGTGCGCCTGTCCGTCCCCCTGGTGGCGGATGGCTGCGTCCTCGACCTCCTCCAGGAAGACGGCCGGCTCCAGCGCGAGGCGGTGGCCCACGTCGACCTCCAGGAAGAGCAGCGCCTGCGAGGCGTCTCCGAGCCCCCGGCCCTCTACGCGCCCGACACCGGCGGCTCTCCGTCGGTGGAGGGCCACCTCCGGCTGGGAGACGCCGCGGGCTCCTCCATCCGCCTGACGCTCGTGGGCCGGGGCCGGGTGCTGGGCGCCATCGGCTTCACCACCGTCCCTCCGCGCCGGCTCGGTGACACGGAGGTGGAGCTGGCGCGGGACGTCGCCCGCCGCGTGGCGCTGGCGGTGGACAACGCCCGGCTGAACCAGGAGCTGGTCGACGCCGTCCGCAGCAGGGACAGGTTCCTCTCCATCGCCGCGCACGAGCTGCGCACACCGCTGATGACGCTGCGGCTCCAGTCACAGAGCCTGCTGCGCCGCATCCGCGAGGGACAGGCGTACGCCTCCGAGCGGGTGATGGCCAAGGCGGAGGTCGTCGAGCGGCAGGTGGAGCGGCTGATACACCTCGTGGACGAGCTGCTGGACATCGCCCGCGTCCGGGAGGGGCGCCTGCGCTTCCACCCGGAGGACCTGGACCTGTCGGAGGTGGCCCGCGACGTGTCCGTGCGCTTCCGTGAGGAGCTGGCGCGAAGTGGCAGCACGCTGGTGCTGCGCAGTGAGGGAAGCCTCCGCGGCCAGTGGGACCGGCTCCGGCTGGAGCAGGTGATGACCAACCTCCTGTCCAACGCCGTCAAGTACGGCCAGGGCCGTCCCATCACCGTGCAGGTGACGGGAGACGAGCACGCCGCGAGGCTCTCCGTGCGGGACGAGGGCATCGGCATCGCCGAGCGGGACCAGGCGCGCATCTTCGAGCGCTTCGAGCGCGCCGTCTCCGAGCAGCACTTCAGCGGCCTGGGGATGGGGCTGTGGATCGTCCGCGAGATTCTCTCCTGCATGGGCGGCACCATCTCCGTCCACAGCGAGCCGGGGAAGGGCTCCATCTTCACCGTGGAGCTTCCCTGGCGGACGGCGGCGGTGCCCGGGCCGCTGCTTCACTGA
- a CDS encoding DUF2267 domain-containing protein, translated as MTHDEFLSRVTERTGLSSIDEAARTARAVLEVVGARLTRGELQVLAEDLPAPITGMLRSGAHGQDFDLTELYVRVAGREHVRRGFAVEHTGVVCQVLAEALSEAALHRLHEDLPGPLGALFTPRESRERFEYVHLDPARRHTLSGGRPGSQHPLSEARPERAHTHSVARSDNPHEDTKLSSTSGLTQEREHETLATGHPGARLARGDDED; from the coding sequence ATGACGCACGACGAATTCCTGTCCCGGGTCACCGAGCGCACGGGGCTGTCGAGCATCGATGAGGCCGCCCGGACGGCGCGTGCCGTGCTCGAAGTCGTGGGCGCGCGGCTCACCCGGGGCGAGCTCCAGGTGCTCGCCGAGGACCTCCCCGCTCCCATCACCGGAATGCTGAGGAGCGGAGCGCACGGCCAGGACTTCGACCTCACGGAGCTGTACGTGCGCGTCGCGGGGCGGGAGCACGTCCGCCGGGGCTTCGCCGTGGAGCACACGGGCGTCGTCTGCCAGGTGCTGGCCGAGGCGCTCTCCGAGGCGGCGCTGCACCGGCTCCACGAGGACCTGCCCGGGCCACTTGGCGCCCTGTTCACCCCCCGCGAGTCCCGGGAGCGGTTCGAGTACGTCCACCTCGACCCCGCCCGCCGTCACACCCTGTCCGGGGGCCGGCCAGGCAGCCAGCACCCGCTGTCCGAGGCGCGGCCCGAGCGGGCACACACGCACTCGGTGGCGAGGTCCGACAACCCGCACGAGGACACGAAGCTCTCCAGCACGTCGGGGCTCACGCAGGAGCGCGAGCACGAGACGCTGGCGACCGGGCATCCGGGGGCACGGCTCGCGCGCGGCGACGACGAGGACTGA